From Balearica regulorum gibbericeps isolate bBalReg1 chromosome 13, bBalReg1.pri, whole genome shotgun sequence, a single genomic window includes:
- the DHX38 gene encoding pre-mRNA-splicing factor ATP-dependent RNA helicase PRP16: MAEASEESLHRLAGTSPDAEAGGLVLRKRSAAAEQHVFKAPAPRASLLGLDVLAAQKRREREEESAGGKRSRVSSYKDWEEGRDEAGSSEEDEEDEETNRRSHSARKDRHYRSVHVETPSYTGGVSEEFWERSRQRERERREHGVFASSKEEKERKKERIRDRDHDRKRDREERDRSRHSSRSERDGSSERSSRRSEPESPRHRPKDAATPSRSSWEEDDSGYSSARRSQWESPSPMPSYRDSERSHRASTLRDTDRRDRDRSVRSRHSDKTPLPTPSYKYNEWADDRRHLGATPRLSRGRGRRADGEEGIAFETEEERQQWEDDQRQADRDWYMMDEGYDEFHNPLAYSSEEYVKKREQHLHKQRQKRISAQRRQINEDNERWETNRMLTSGVVHRIEVDEDFEEDNSAKVHLLVHNLVPPFLDGRIVFTKQPEPVIPVKDATSDLAIIARKGSQLVRKHREQKERKRAQHKHWELAGTKLGDIMGIKKEEEKDEMVTEDGKVDYRTEQKFAEHMKEKSEASSEFAKKKSILEQRQYLPIFAVQQELLSILRDNSIVIVVGETGSGKTTQLTQYLHEDGYTDYGMIGCTQPRRVAAMSVAKRVSEEMGVRLGEEVGYAIRFEDCTSENTVIKYMTDGILLRESLREADLDNYSAIIMDEAHERSLNTDVLFGLLREVVARRSDLKLVVTSATMDADKFASFFGNVPIFHIPGRTFPVDILFSKTPQEDYVEAAVKQALQVHLSGAPGDILVFMPGQEDIEVTSEQIVEHLEELEKAPALAVLPIYSQLPSDLQAKIFQKAPDGVRKCIVATNIAETSLTVDGIMFVIDSGYCKLKVFNPRIGMDALQIYPISQANANQRAGRAGRTGPGHCFRLYTQSAYKNELLTTTVPEIQRTNLANVVLLLKSLGVQDLLQFHFMDPPPEDNMLNSMYQLWILGALDNTGGLTSTGRLMVEFPLDPALSKMLIVSCDMGCSSEILLIVSMLSVPAIFYRPKGREEESDQVREKFAVPESDHLTYLNVYLQWKNNSYSTLWCNQHFIHAKAMRKVREVRAQLKDIMVQQRMSLASCGTDWDVVRKCICAAYFHQAAKLKGIGEYVNIRTGMPCHLHPTSSLFGMGYTPDYIVYHELVMTTKEYMQCVTAVDGEWLAELGPMFYSIKHAGKSRQENRRRAKEEVSAMEEEMALAEEQLRARREEQERRNPLGSARSTKIYTPGRKEQGEPLTPRRTPARFGL, translated from the exons ATGGCCGAGGCGAGCGAGGAGTCGCTGCACCGGCTGGCGGGGACGAGCCCGGACGCTGAGGCCGGCGGGCTGGTCCTGCGGAAGCGGAGCGCCGCCGCCGAGCAGCACGTCTTCAAGGCACCGGCACCACGGGCCTCCTTGCTGGGCTTGGACGTGTTGGCGGCCCAGAAGCGACGGGAGCGCGAGGAGGAGTCGGCCGGTGGGAAGCGGTCCCGGGTCTCCTCCTACAAAGACTGGGAAGAGGGCCGTGACGAGGCGGGCAGCTccgaggaggacgaggaggatGAGGAGACCAATCGGAGAAGCCACAGTGCCCGCAAGGACAG GCATTACCGTTCTGTCCACGTGGAAACACCTTCCTACACAGGGGGTGTCAGTGAGGAGTTTTGGGAACGCAGCCGGCAGCGGGAAAGGGAACGTCGGGAACATGGTGTCTTTGCCTCCtccaaggaggagaaggaacgAAAGAAGGAACGCATTAGGGACCGGGACCATGATCGTAAACGGGACCGCG AGGAGCGGGACAGAAGTCGTCACAGCAGTAGATCAGAGAGAGATGGCTCATCGGAgcggagcagcaggaggagtgAACCAGAGAGTCCCAGACATCGGCCCAAAG ATGCAGCCACGCCATCTCGCTCCAGCTGGGAGGAAGATGATAGTGGCTACAGCAGTGCCCGCCGCTCACAATGGGAATCTCCCTCACCCATGCCTTCCTATCGAGACTCAGAGCGCAGTCACCGGGCATCAACCCTGCGGGACACAGACCGGAGAGACCGAGACAG GTCTGTGAGGAGCAGGCACTCAGATAAGACACCTTTGCCCACCCCATCATACAAATACAACGAGTGGGCTGATGACCGGAGGCACCTGGGGGCCACACCGCGGCTGTCCAGAGGAAGAG GGCGGCGTGCAGACGGGGAGGAGGGCATTGCCTTTGAGACGGAGGAGGAGCGGCAGCAGTGGGAGGACGACCAGCGG caaGCTGACCGGGACTGGTACATGATGGATGAGGGCTACGACGAGTTTCACAACCCCTTGGCCTACTCCTCTGAGGAGTACGTGAAGAAGCGGGAGCAGCACTTGCATAAGCAGAGGCAGAAGCGCATCTCAGCACAGCGGCGGCAGATCAATGAG GATAATGAGCGCTGGGAGACAAATCGTATGCTGACCAGCGGTGTGGTTCATCGGATTGAAGTGGATGAAGATTTTGAGGAGGATAACTCGGCCAAAGTGCATCTGTTGGTGCACAACCTGGTGCCCCCTTTCCTAGACGGACGGATTGTCTTCACCAAGCAG CCAGAGCCAGTCATCCCTGTCAAGGATGCCACTTCAGATTTGGCCATCATAGCCCGGAAAGGCAGCCAATTGGTGCGCAAGCACAGGGAGCAAAAGGAGCGTAAGAGG GCTCAGCATAAACACTGGGAGCTGGCAGGCACAAAACTGGGAGACATTATGGGAAtcaagaaagaggaggagaaggatgagATGGTGACCGAAGATGGCAAAGTGGATTACAG GACTGAGCAGAAATTTGCTgaacacatgaaagaaaaaagtgaagcCAGCAGTGAGTTCGCCAAGAAGAAATCGATCCTGGAGCAGAGACAGTATCTGCCCATCTTTGCtgtgcagcaggagctgctctccATCCTCAG AGACAACAGCATTGTGATTGTGGTGGGGGAGACAGGGAGTGGAAAGACGACTCAGCTGACACAGTACCTCCATGAGGATGGCTACACAGACTATGGCATGATTGGCTGCACCCAGCCCCGCAGAGTGGCGGCCATGTCAGTTGCCAAGCGGGTCAGTGAAGAGATGGGAGTGCGTCTTGGGGAGGAG GTGGGCTATGCCATCCGCTTTGAGGACTGCACATCCGAGAACACAGTGATCAAATACATGACAGATGGGATCCTTCTTCGTGAGTCACTGCGAGAGGCTGACCTGGACAACTACAGTGCGATCATCATGGATGAGGCACATGAGCGCTCACTCAACACTGATGTGCTCTTTGGCCTGCTTCGAGAG GTGGTGGCTCGACGCTCAGATCTGAAGCTTGTTGTCACCTCGGCCACCATGGATGCAGACAAGTTTGCCTCCTTCTTTGGGAATGTTCCTATTTTCCACATTCCTGGGCGCACTTTCCCTGTTGATATTCTTTTTAGCAAG ACCCCACAAGAGGATTATGTGGAGGCTGCAGTGAAACAAGCCCTGCAGGTCCATTTGTCTGGTGCTCCTGGAGACATCCTTGTCTTCATGCCTGGCCAGGAGGACATAGAG GTGACCTCGGAGCAAATTGTGGAGCACCttgaggagctggagaaggcaCCTGCTCTTGCTGTACTGCCTATCTATTCTCAGCTACCATCAGACTTGCAGGCCAAGATCTTCCAGAAG GCTCCGGATGGGGTCAGGAAGTGCATTGTTGCCACTAACATTGCAGAGACCTCACTGACAGTGGATGGCATCATGTTTGTGATTGACTCTGGCTACTGCAAGTTGAAA GTTTTCAACCCCCGTATAGGCATGGATGCACTGCAGATCTACCCCATCAGTCAAGCCAATGCCAATCAGAGGGCAGGCCGAGCTGGCCGAACAGGCCCAGGACACTGCTTCAG GCTCTACACCCAGAGTGCCTACAAGAACGAGCTGCTGACAACCACGGTGCCCGAGATCCAGCGCACCAACCTTGCCAATGTAGTGCTTTTGCTCAAGTCCCTGGGTGTGCAGGACCTGCTGCAGTTCCACTTCATGGATCCGCCCCCCGAGGACAACATGCTGAACTCCATGTATCAGCTGTGGATCCTGGGGGCCCTGGATAACACAG GTGGTCTGACCTCAACAGGACGTCTCATGGTGGAGTTCCCACTGGATCCTGCACTCTCCAAAATGCTCATTGTCTCCTGCGACATGGGTTGCAGCTCTGAGATCTTGCTCATTGTCTCCATGTTGTCTGTGCCTGCAATCTTTTATCGGCCTAAG GGCCGAGAGGAGGAAAGTGACCAAGTGCGGGAGAAATTCGCTGTTCCAGAGAGCGATCACTTGACTTACCTGAATGTTTACCTGCAGTGGAAGAACAACAGCTATTCTACACTGTGGTGCAACCAGCACTTCATCCATGCCAAGGCCATGCGGAAG GTGCGGGAGGTGCGTGCCCAGCTCAAGGACATTATGGTGCAGCAGCGGATGAGCCTAGCATCCTGTGGTACTGACTGGGATGTTGTCAGGAAGTGCATCTGTGCTGCGTATTTCCATCAAGCTGCAAAGCTGAAG GGCATTGGGGAATACGTGAACATCCGCACAGGCATGCCCTGCCACCTGCACCCCACGAGCTCTCTGTTTGGCATGGGCTACACACCAGACTACATTGTGTATCATGAGTTGGTCATGACCACCAAG GAATACATGCAGTGTGTCACTGCTGTGGATGGAGAgtggctggcagagctgggcccCATGTTCTACAGTATCAAGCATGCTGGCAAGTCACGCCAG GAGAACCGCCGCCGTGCCAAGGAAGAAGTGTCTGCCATGGAGGAAGAGATGGCTTTAGCTGAGGAGCAGCTGCGAGCCCGCCGGGAGGAGCAGGAGCGGCGTAACCCGCTGGGCAGTGCAAG